The Methyloferula stellata AR4 genome includes a window with the following:
- a CDS encoding DUF938 domain-containing protein, with protein sequence MSETQTSEVQIADPRPCIDPNPLSPYVAWAGNRNKDPILSVFKGVFPKTGNVLELASGAGLHINYFAPHFPEIRFQPSDYDADVFETIKAKRAESGNENVADPVRIDLTDEKTWPDPKDGLYDAIFVINIFQVAPLAIIDGISALGAKLLSPAGFVAIYGPFKVKGEYTTPSNEAFDKEILAAGVKEWGLKDARDLEKAANYHGLALKHRFDMPANNFILQFARA encoded by the coding sequence ATGTCAGAGACCCAGACATCCGAAGTGCAAATCGCAGATCCGAGGCCCTGCATCGATCCCAATCCGCTGAGCCCCTATGTCGCCTGGGCCGGCAACCGCAACAAGGATCCGATCCTCTCGGTTTTCAAGGGCGTTTTTCCGAAGACCGGCAATGTTCTGGAGCTTGCGAGCGGCGCCGGGCTGCACATCAATTATTTCGCGCCGCATTTCCCGGAGATCAGGTTTCAGCCTTCTGACTACGACGCGGATGTATTTGAAACCATCAAGGCGAAGCGCGCGGAAAGCGGGAATGAGAACGTCGCGGATCCGGTCCGTATCGATCTCACCGACGAAAAGACATGGCCTGATCCGAAGGACGGCCTTTACGATGCGATCTTCGTCATCAACATCTTTCAGGTTGCACCCCTTGCGATCATCGACGGCATTTCGGCGCTTGGCGCGAAGCTTTTAAGCCCTGCCGGTTTCGTCGCGATCTACGGTCCGTTCAAGGTGAAAGGCGAATATACGACCCCTTCCAATGAAGCCTTCGACAAGGAAATTCTCGCGGCAGGCGTGAAGGAGTGGGGATTAAAGGACGCACGGGATTTGGAGAAGGCTGCGAATTATCATGGCCTCGCCCTGAAACATCGCTTCGACATGCCGGCCAATAATTTCATTCTTCAATTCGCGCGCGCTTGA
- a CDS encoding alpha/beta fold hydrolase: MSLSYYAQERHGPFETFDLGDFDLESGDKIRGLTLAFATFGTLSPDKSNAVLFPSWYSGTSKILEQAYVGAGRALDPEKYFIILVNQIGNGLSSAPSNAPLPFNAARFPRVGIADDVRAQHRLISEKFGIEQLALVLGGSMGAQQTFEWAVRFPDAVKRAAPIAGTATATPHNRFLVQTFIDAISADPAFDDGWYQDGAVHRGLRNHARIFAASGFTQDLFNKAAWRDLGFTNVDDFVTGFVEGHFLPQDPNNLILLARKWQDGDVSRIAGGDLVAALARVKAKTFVIAIDEDAFFPLKDIALQQKLIPGSELKRVSSIWGHLALFGTDPGFNVAVDQHLKDLLAA; this comes from the coding sequence ATGAGCCTTTCTTATTACGCGCAAGAGAGACACGGACCCTTCGAGACGTTCGATCTCGGCGATTTCGACCTCGAGAGCGGCGACAAGATCCGCGGCCTTACATTGGCCTTTGCGACCTTCGGCACTTTGTCACCGGACAAATCCAACGCCGTGCTGTTTCCAAGCTGGTATTCCGGAACGTCCAAAATTCTCGAACAGGCCTATGTCGGGGCCGGCCGGGCTCTCGACCCCGAAAAATATTTCATCATTCTCGTCAATCAGATCGGCAATGGGCTCTCGAGCGCGCCGAGCAATGCGCCATTGCCGTTCAATGCCGCGCGATTTCCGCGCGTCGGCATCGCGGACGACGTCCGCGCGCAGCACAGGCTGATCAGCGAGAAATTCGGCATAGAGCAACTCGCCCTTGTGCTCGGCGGCTCGATGGGTGCGCAGCAGACCTTCGAATGGGCGGTGCGTTTTCCCGACGCGGTGAAACGCGCGGCACCTATCGCCGGCACCGCGACAGCGACGCCGCATAATCGCTTCCTGGTTCAGACTTTCATTGACGCGATCAGTGCCGATCCTGCTTTCGATGACGGCTGGTATCAGGACGGCGCCGTGCATCGCGGACTGCGTAACCATGCCCGTATCTTCGCAGCCTCGGGCTTCACGCAGGATCTCTTCAACAAAGCCGCTTGGAGGGATCTCGGATTTACGAATGTCGACGATTTCGTCACCGGCTTCGTCGAGGGTCACTTTCTGCCGCAAGACCCGAACAATCTGATCCTGCTTGCACGCAAATGGCAAGATGGCGATGTGAGCCGCATTGCAGGCGGCGACCTCGTGGCGGCGCTTGCCCGCGTCAAGGCGAAAACCTTCGTCATCGCGATCGATGAAGATGCCTTCTTCCCGCTGAAGGACATAGCGCTTCAGCAAAAGCTGATCCCTGGAAGCGAATTGAAACGTGTGTCCTCGATCTGGGGACATCTCGCTTTGTTTGGCACCGACCCCGGATTCAATGTGGCCGTCGATCAGCATCTCAAGGACTTGTTGGCGGCTTAG
- a CDS encoding Rieske 2Fe-2S domain-containing protein, producing MAFTTLCKLADLLEGKSAAFALDGREVLLLWPYDGTLKAFQGLCPHQEISLADALFDGRILMCQAHRWAFDGCNGRGIAPHFCQLAQYALRIEDGLVLVDVASPVSLGA from the coding sequence ATGGCTTTCACAACGCTCTGCAAACTCGCCGATCTTCTCGAAGGGAAAAGTGCTGCTTTCGCGCTGGACGGACGCGAGGTTCTTCTGCTCTGGCCCTATGATGGCACGTTGAAAGCCTTTCAGGGCCTATGTCCGCATCAGGAGATTTCACTGGCCGACGCGCTCTTCGACGGGCGGATCTTGATGTGTCAGGCGCATCGCTGGGCATTCGATGGATGCAATGGGCGCGGAATCGCACCGCATTTTTGTCAGCTCGCGCAATATGCGCTGCGGATCGAGGACGGCCTTGTGCTCGTGGATGTCGCGTCTCCCGTTTCGCTTGGAGCCTGA
- a CDS encoding fumarylacetoacetate hydrolase family protein, protein MGNYAVAEPQVVSLLSMSTRPFPVRRIYCVGFNYKDHLTEMGTTPTEKPVFFMKPPEAIVQNGDPMPYPPGTSDLQHEVELVVAMNIGGKNIPPDKVNDMIFGYAVGLDMTRRDLQRDAKAKGQPWEMAKAFDHSAPCSSISPEMYTGVVAKGKITCKVNGQLRQNADLSDMIWGVPELISYLSELVEIFPGDLIFTGTPAGVGPVVKGDHIEAEIAGLEPLIIDIA, encoded by the coding sequence ATGGGCAATTATGCGGTTGCCGAACCCCAGGTCGTTTCCCTGCTGTCCATGTCGACGCGGCCCTTTCCGGTCCGGCGCATCTATTGCGTCGGCTTCAACTACAAAGACCATCTGACCGAGATGGGCACCACGCCGACGGAAAAGCCGGTGTTTTTCATGAAGCCGCCGGAAGCGATCGTGCAGAATGGCGACCCCATGCCCTACCCGCCGGGCACAAGCGATCTGCAGCATGAGGTCGAATTGGTCGTGGCCATGAACATAGGCGGCAAGAACATCCCGCCCGACAAGGTCAATGACATGATCTTCGGCTACGCGGTCGGGCTCGACATGACGCGCCGCGACTTGCAGCGCGATGCCAAAGCCAAGGGCCAGCCCTGGGAAATGGCCAAGGCCTTCGACCATTCAGCGCCGTGCTCGTCGATCTCGCCCGAAATGTATACGGGCGTCGTCGCCAAGGGAAAGATCACCTGCAAGGTCAACGGCCAATTGCGCCAGAACGCCGATCTCTCCGACATGATCTGGGGGGTGCCTGAGCTCATCAGCTATCTCTCGGAGCTCGTCGAAATTTTCCCCGGCGATTTGATCTTCACCGGCACGCCGGCGGGCGTCGGCCCGGTGGTCAAGGGCGATCACATCGAAGCCGAGATCGCGGGGCTCGAGCCGCTCATCATCGATATCGCTTAG